In Chryseobacterium gleum, a single genomic region encodes these proteins:
- a CDS encoding DUF4286 family protein: protein MSVLSITFHCTKDRLEEWENYIDETLVLMTENLMDVSKYILSEVHSDFIEEGKNYNLLLIFDNNDLREDFIKSELLNISERIEKKFGQEVMVFNTFLNPKKTRL, encoded by the coding sequence ATGAGCGTATTAAGTATAACTTTCCACTGTACAAAAGACAGGCTAGAAGAATGGGAAAATTATATTGATGAAACATTGGTTTTAATGACTGAAAACCTGATGGATGTAAGCAAATATATTCTTTCTGAAGTGCACAGCGACTTTATTGAGGAAGGAAAAAATTATAATCTCCTGCTAATTTTTGATAATAACGATCTTCGTGAAGATTTTATTAAAAGTGAACTTTTGAATATTTCCGAAAGGATTGAGAAAAAGTTCGGGCAGGAAGTGATGGTTTTTAATACTTTCCTTAATCCGAAAAAAACAAGATTATAA
- a CDS encoding GNAT family N-acetyltransferase gives MNYELREMLPTDEARVLEIFRQGIDGGISTFETEVPTAEAWSMGYFNDCRWVLENENNEVVGWCALKPVSKRECYKGVAEVSIYFDNEYQGKGLGSVLLKKLILDSEDHGFWTLQTNIFSENETSIKFHQKNGFRMVGIRKKIGKLNGEWKDVILMEKRSEII, from the coding sequence ATGAATTACGAATTAAGAGAAATGCTTCCCACTGATGAAGCCAGGGTTCTGGAAATTTTCCGCCAGGGAATAGACGGTGGAATTTCCACTTTTGAGACAGAAGTTCCAACTGCTGAAGCCTGGAGCATGGGATATTTTAACGACTGCCGCTGGGTGTTGGAAAATGAAAATAATGAAGTTGTGGGATGGTGCGCCTTAAAACCCGTCAGCAAAAGAGAGTGTTACAAGGGAGTTGCAGAAGTTAGCATTTATTTTGATAACGAATACCAGGGAAAAGGATTGGGTTCCGTGTTGCTTAAAAAGTTGATTTTAGACAGTGAAGATCATGGATTCTGGACATTACAGACCAATATCTTCTCTGAAAATGAAACTTCTATTAAATTTCATCAGAAAAACGGTTTCAGAATGGTAGGTATCCGAAAAAAAATCGGAAAGCTCAATGGAGAATGGAAAGATGTTATTCTGATGGAAAAAAGAAGTGAAATCATTTAG
- a CDS encoding DUF421 domain-containing protein, which produces MDPILNVAVRSLCVYLFMVIAIRLFGKNQLSQLNAGDVVLLLLISNAVQNAMVGPDTSLQGGIVAALVLFVANFILKRIMFSSRSFQTLMEDEPVVLIRDGVTDQAALNRVKITESELEEAIREHGIENIDDVKLSVLEVDGNISVVSQDEKSKQTHYSRIKRKIKRKYH; this is translated from the coding sequence GTGGATCCTATTCTTAACGTTGCTGTCCGTTCCCTCTGCGTTTACCTTTTCATGGTAATTGCCATCCGTTTATTTGGTAAAAATCAGCTTTCCCAGCTCAATGCAGGTGATGTAGTACTCTTACTGCTGATTTCAAATGCCGTTCAGAATGCGATGGTAGGGCCTGATACTTCTTTGCAGGGTGGCATTGTTGCGGCATTGGTTTTGTTTGTTGCTAATTTTATTCTAAAAAGGATAATGTTTTCCAGCCGTTCCTTTCAGACCTTGATGGAAGATGAACCTGTGGTCCTTATCAGGGATGGAGTAACAGACCAGGCTGCTCTGAACCGCGTTAAAATAACAGAAAGCGAACTTGAAGAGGCAATAAGGGAGCATGGCATTGAAAATATAGATGATGTAAAGCTGTCTGTACTGGAAGTAGACGGCAATATCAGTGTTGTTTCTCAGGACGAAAAAAGCAAACAGACCCACTATTCAAGAATTAAAAGAAAAATTAAAAGAAAATATCACTAA
- a CDS encoding DUF3828 domain-containing protein has protein sequence MKKLFLLSGIFLLFASCKKNEAHCSLSSDAAINAKINELYTTYEKSNEAIYNQPIPEDLFSDDLKKVLEEAINTSKADIEKVKNSDHPDEKPLIFEGALFSSLYEGFTDYKTKSARIKNTTAEVPVAFEYNLASPKVAWTDTIHLTNTGKEWKIDNITFDTIGNSGDLKARLKEFVKSTRQ, from the coding sequence ATGAAAAAATTATTTCTTCTTTCGGGAATCTTTCTATTATTTGCATCGTGTAAAAAGAATGAAGCACACTGCTCTTTATCTTCTGATGCAGCCATCAATGCAAAAATAAATGAGCTTTATACTACTTACGAAAAATCTAATGAAGCAATTTACAATCAACCCATTCCGGAAGATTTGTTTTCCGATGATCTGAAAAAAGTTCTGGAAGAGGCTATTAATACTTCAAAAGCAGATATAGAGAAGGTAAAAAACAGTGATCATCCTGATGAAAAGCCTTTAATCTTTGAAGGCGCTCTTTTCTCCAGTCTATATGAAGGGTTTACAGATTATAAAACTAAATCCGCCAGGATAAAGAATACAACAGCAGAAGTACCGGTGGCATTTGAATACAACCTTGCTTCACCGAAAGTAGCATGGACAGATACCATACATCTGACAAATACAGGAAAAGAATGGAAGATAGATAATATTACTTTTGATACAATAGGGAATTCCGGGGATCTTAAAGCAAGATTAAAAGAATTTGTTAAAAGTACAAGACAATAG
- a CDS encoding bacteriocin-like protein has translation MKNLKKLTKSDLKSVNGGEPVKYCTFCEWANKVICSDVPIVQCP, from the coding sequence ATGAAAAATTTAAAGAAACTGACAAAATCAGATTTGAAGTCAGTGAACGGAGGAGAGCCGGTAAAATACTGTACATTTTGCGAATGGGCAAATAAAGTAATTTGCAGCGATGTTCCAATCGTTCAATGCCCGTAA
- a CDS encoding IS3 family transposase (programmed frameshift), protein MKDQVLKREKRTQRDYSIAFKLRIVSQVENGDYTYKQAQKEYGIQGRSTVLVWLRRYGNLEWSKPKLHTMPNSKETPAQKIKRLEKELADEKLKTKVLNTMIDISDKQYGTQIRKKFFLPTIFQLHRQGISISRLCRLFGISRQAIYQAKQRILIRENQLLKVKFLVQEIRMKLPKLGTRKLYHLLKEQLIQEDVKLGRDALFAYLKRENMLIRRQKKYIKTTFSKHWLRKHPNLLKDLRVEKAEQVFVSDITYLKTKESTCYLSLVTDAYSRKIMGYSLSSNMNTENVAKALKMAIKNRGSSGPLIHHSDRGLQYCSGYYQKILNKNEIKPSMTDGYDCYQNALAERVNGILKQEFLFYKTKNMQDLNSLVKESIYLYNTKRPHLSLNMQTPDKVHKKSEEIKYLSGLNIV, encoded by the exons ATGAAAGATCAAGTATTAAAAAGAGAAAAGCGCACACAAAGAGACTACAGTATAGCCTTTAAATTAAGAATAGTTTCTCAAGTAGAAAACGGCGATTACACTTACAAGCAGGCTCAAAAAGAGTATGGTATCCAGGGAAGAAGTACTGTTTTGGTTTGGTTGCGAAGATATGGTAACTTAGAGTGGAGTAAACCTAAACTTCATACTATGCCTAATTCCAAAGAAACACCAGCTCAAAAAATTAAACGTTTAGAAAAAGAACTAGCTGATGAAAAGCTAAAAACCAAGGTTCTTAATACGATGATTGATATCTCAGATAAACAATATGGGACTCAAATCAGAAAAAAGT TTTTCCTCCCAACAATCTTCCAACTCCACAGACAAGGAATAAGTATATCAAGACTGTGTAGATTGTTTGGGATAAGCCGTCAGGCTATTTATCAAGCTAAGCAAAGGATTTTAATCCGGGAAAACCAATTACTGAAGGTAAAATTTCTGGTTCAGGAAATACGAATGAAGTTACCTAAATTAGGAACAAGAAAACTTTATCATCTTCTTAAAGAACAGCTCATACAGGAAGATGTCAAATTGGGAAGAGATGCTTTATTTGCCTACTTAAAAAGAGAGAATATGCTAATCCGTAGACAAAAGAAATATATTAAAACAACATTTTCAAAGCATTGGCTTAGAAAGCATCCCAATCTGTTGAAGGATTTGAGAGTAGAAAAAGCGGAACAGGTGTTTGTAAGCGATATAACTTATCTTAAAACCAAAGAATCTACATGTTATTTATCTTTGGTAACAGATGCCTATAGTAGAAAGATCATGGGATATTCATTAAGTTCAAATATGAACACTGAAAATGTTGCGAAAGCTTTAAAAATGGCAATAAAAAATAGAGGTTCAAGTGGCCCATTAATTCATCATTCAGATAGAGGTTTGCAATATTGCTCTGGTTATTACCAGAAAATACTTAATAAGAATGAAATCAAACCGTCAATGACTGATGGTTATGATTGCTATCAAAATGCACTGGCAGAAAGGGTGAATGGAATATTGAAACAAGAATTCCTTTTTTATAAAACAAAGAATATGCAAGATCTAAACTCATTAGTAAAAGAAAGTATTTATCTTTATAATACTAAAAGACCACATCTAAGCCTTAATATGCAAACTCCAGATAAAGTGCATAAAAAATCCGAAGAAATAAAATATCTCTCCGGATTAAATATTGTTTAA